Proteins encoded in a region of the Zunongwangia endophytica genome:
- a CDS encoding quinol:cytochrome C oxidoreductase, with product MYTLSSKLKLTAIILVVVGAIGLVYGFISTPSNQEELKELMASDSHGEHGSDGGDQIEATANMEEHSGAEEAHHADSAEAHKNEASHGEEAHGEGEHSDEHMEHVLHQFQTKPWSAIFVSAFFFLMIALGALVFYAIQYVAQAGWSPVLFRVIEGITSYILPGSIIVVLIVLFAGEHFYPWQNHELVEEDVILQGKSGYLNFPFFVIRAIIYLIGWNLYRFIATRNSVAQATANTLTPYKKNFKASVFFLLFFVITETTMAWDWFMSMTPHWYSTLFAWYIFASMFVSAITVIAMVTMFLKKLGHLNFVNDSHLHDLAKFMFAFSVFWTYLWFGQFLLIWYANIPEEVTYFIIRIEEYNLLFFGMIVLNFIFPILMLINTDYKRIPWFVMMAGVMILVGHYIDIFLLVMPSTVGPYWSFGITEIGGILFFLGLFILVVGTGLGKESLYPKGNPFLKESENYHY from the coding sequence ATGTATACGCTTTCTAGTAAATTAAAATTAACTGCAATTATTCTAGTAGTTGTTGGTGCCATAGGTTTAGTTTATGGGTTTATTTCTACACCATCCAACCAAGAAGAATTGAAGGAATTAATGGCTTCAGATTCTCACGGCGAACACGGCAGTGACGGCGGTGACCAGATTGAAGCAACAGCTAATATGGAGGAGCATAGTGGTGCCGAAGAAGCCCATCATGCCGATTCTGCTGAAGCTCACAAAAATGAAGCATCCCATGGTGAAGAGGCTCACGGAGAAGGTGAGCATAGCGACGAGCATATGGAGCACGTGCTTCATCAATTTCAAACAAAACCCTGGTCCGCAATATTTGTTTCGGCTTTCTTCTTCTTAATGATCGCTTTAGGAGCTCTTGTTTTTTATGCTATACAATATGTAGCGCAGGCAGGTTGGTCTCCGGTACTATTTAGAGTTATAGAAGGAATTACCAGCTACATTTTGCCGGGATCGATTATAGTTGTATTGATCGTTTTATTTGCAGGAGAGCACTTTTATCCTTGGCAAAATCATGAGCTTGTAGAAGAAGATGTAATCTTACAGGGTAAATCAGGATATCTTAATTTTCCATTCTTTGTTATAAGAGCTATAATTTATTTGATAGGATGGAATTTATACCGATTTATCGCTACAAGAAATTCTGTAGCACAAGCTACCGCTAATACGTTAACACCGTATAAAAAGAATTTCAAGGCTTCAGTGTTTTTCTTATTATTCTTCGTAATAACAGAAACTACAATGGCTTGGGATTGGTTTATGAGTATGACGCCACACTGGTATAGTACACTTTTTGCTTGGTATATTTTTGCAAGTATGTTTGTTTCGGCTATTACTGTGATTGCTATGGTGACAATGTTTCTTAAAAAACTTGGTCATTTAAATTTTGTAAATGATAGTCACCTACATGATTTAGCTAAGTTTATGTTCGCTTTTAGTGTATTTTGGACATATCTTTGGTTCGGACAATTCTTGCTAATTTGGTATGCGAATATTCCGGAAGAGGTAACATATTTTATTATTAGAATTGAAGAATATAACCTATTGTTCTTCGGAATGATTGTATTGAACTTTATTTTCCCAATTCTAATGTTAATAAATACAGATTATAAGCGAATCCCATGGTTCGTTATGATGGCGGGAGTAATGATCTTAGTAGGACACTACATTGATATTTTCTTACTGGTTATGCCATCTACTGTTGGACCTTATTGGTCATTCGGTATTACTGAAATTGGAGGGATATTATTTTTCTTAGGCTTGTTTATACTTGTTGTAGGTACTGGCTTAGGTAAAGAATCCTTATATCCTAAGGGTAATCCTTTCCTTAAGGAAAGCGAAAATTACCACTACTAA
- a CDS encoding cytochrome c oxidase subunit II — translation MTVFLVIIVLALLAVTGWQISKIFELSKTPDADTSQVANNKDNENQGKLMMGFALFLYVLMFYCFWTFTNVTLPDAASEHGSKYDNLMLISMLLIMFVQIVTQALLHYFAYKYRGAAGKKALFYADNDKLEFIWTIVPVIVLAGLIIYGLFTWTDIMSVNEDEDPIIVELYAQQFSWTARYAGEDNTLGEANVRFIEGANVLGVDKEDSYAQDDKIVRELHLPVNKPVLFKLRSQDVLHSAYFPHFRAQMNVVPGMITQFGFTPTVTTEEMRNDDDMIDKVEHINEIRKDNGDDSYEFDYFLLCNKICGQAHYNMQMKVVVESEADYEAWLAEQGTFEESMSQE, via the coding sequence ATGACCGTATTTTTAGTAATCATAGTATTAGCACTTCTTGCTGTAACGGGGTGGCAAATCTCAAAAATATTTGAATTGTCAAAAACTCCAGATGCAGATACTTCTCAGGTAGCTAACAATAAGGATAACGAGAACCAGGGTAAGCTAATGATGGGTTTTGCTCTTTTCCTTTATGTTTTAATGTTTTATTGTTTTTGGACTTTTACTAATGTAACTTTACCAGATGCAGCATCGGAGCATGGATCGAAATATGACAATTTGATGTTGATCTCAATGTTATTGATCATGTTCGTTCAGATAGTTACTCAGGCTTTATTGCATTATTTTGCTTACAAGTATAGAGGAGCGGCCGGTAAGAAAGCATTATTTTATGCAGATAATGACAAGTTGGAGTTTATATGGACTATCGTACCAGTTATCGTATTAGCAGGTTTGATTATATATGGACTTTTTACCTGGACAGATATAATGAGTGTTAATGAAGATGAAGATCCTATTATTGTAGAACTTTATGCGCAGCAGTTTAGCTGGACAGCCAGATATGCCGGAGAGGATAACACCTTAGGAGAAGCTAACGTTCGATTTATAGAGGGAGCTAACGTTTTGGGTGTGGATAAAGAAGATTCTTACGCTCAGGATGACAAAATTGTGAGAGAATTACATTTACCGGTTAATAAGCCAGTATTGTTTAAATTAAGATCTCAGGATGTACTTCACTCCGCTTATTTTCCTCACTTTAGAGCACAAATGAATGTGGTGCCTGGAATGATTACTCAATTCGGTTTTACTCCAACAGTAACTACTGAAGAGATGAGGAATGACGATGATATGATTGATAAAGTAGAGCATATCAACGAAATTAGAAAAGATAATGGCGATGATTCTTACGAATTTGATTACTTCTTATTATGTAATAAGATTTGTGGACAAGCCCATTACAATATGCAGATGAAGGTTGTTGTAGAGTCTGAAGCAGATTATGAAGCCTGGTTGGCCGAGCAAGGAACTTTCGAAGAATCAATGTCGCAAGAATAA